The Bacillota bacterium nucleotide sequence GGATGGTTCGCGCCACGCGATCATTGGATTCTCCGGGCCATTCCTTCCTTGAATCGCCGATCAACGTTTGAGGATACCGTTGTCCTTGGCCACCTGCCACGTGCTCATGGCCGAGGCCGCGACGACGAAGCCATTGAGGAAATCGAGCAGGGCCGTCTGCGGGTTGAAGGTCTTCTCGACGATGGACAGGGCGAAGAGGATCACTTCGGCGACAATCAGGACCAGCCAGCGCGTGGGGAGGTTCTTGAGCCCGGGCAGATCTTTGGCGACCTGGACGATGACGTTGGTGGCCAGGACGATCCCGGTGAAGGTACCCAGGAACTGAAGGGACAGGAATTGGTCCAAGCTTCTCCCCCCTTTCCTCAAATCCTATGCGATGAGGATCGGGGGCTTGACTGGTATCGTTGGAAGCGCGTTAACATAATTTGGGTTATCTCAACTACTCCCGCCCGCCCTGGTCAGACCAAGACCCTCTTCCATCGTCCGCCCTTGAAGCGGGTCGAGATGAACAGCGACCGGACAAGCTGGTCGGCGGCCATCGCCCACCAGGCGCCGGCCAGCCCCCAGCCGAGGACCTTGACGAAGGTGAAGGACAGGACGACCCGGAACCCCCAGACCCCGATAGCGGTCGAGATGACCGGCCAGGTCGTATCGCCGGCCCCGCGCAACCCGCCGGACAGGATGAAGGCGGTCGACTGGGCCGGCTGGATGATGGCCACGACCTTCAGGGCAATGCTGCCGAGCCGGATGACCTCGGGGTCGGCGGTGTAGAGCCTCATGATCAGGGGACCGCCGAAGAAGAAGAGCAGTCCCATGGAACTGGCGACGATCATCCCCATCAGGCGGGTCTCGTAGGCGCTCTTCTCGGCCCAATCCGGCCGCTTCTGGCCAAGGCACTGGCCGACGATGGTGGTGGCGGCGATGGAGAAGCCAAGTCCGGGCATGAAGGACAGGTTGGTGATGTTTATGGCGATCTGGTGGGCGGCATAGACGATGGTCCCCAGCCCGGCGACGATATGGTCGAGAAGAGGATCATCCCGGCCCGCATGATGAACTGCTCGGCCGCCGCCCAAAGGCCGATCCGGAGGATGCGCCCGATCATCACTCGGTCGAACTCGAAGCGCTCGCGCCAGGACAGCCTGATGCAGGAATTGCCGCCGAAGATGACCCTCAGGACGAGGATGGCGGCGATGAACCGGGCGGCGATGGTGGCCAAGCCGGCCCCGGCGATGCCGAGCCGCGGGAAACCGAGGTTCCCGTAGATGAGGAGCCAGTCACCGATGATGACGACGACGTTGGCAACGACGTTGACCATCATCGGGGTCCGGGTGTCGCCGGCCCCCCGGAGGATGGCCGAAAGGCTCATGCTGATCGTGCTGAAGATCATCCCGATGCTGATCAGCCGCATGAAGACGATCCCGAGGGGGATGACGTCCGGCCCCGCCCCCATGGCCGCGATGACCCACGGCGCCGAGAGGTAGCCGGCCAGGGCCGTGCCCAGGCCGAGGATGATGGTGATGATGAGGGTCTGCCGGGCGGCCTTGCGGGCCTGCTCGACGTCGCAGGCGCCGATGGACCGGGCGACGATGGCCGTCGTCCCGACGTTGAGGGCCATGAACGCTGCCAGGAAAAGAAAAATCGGCTGATTGGTGAGGCCGACGGCGGTCGTCGCGGCCGCCCCGAGATGGCTGACCATGATCATGTCGACCATCTGGACCAAGGTGATCAGGAATTGCTCGATGATGGCCGGTCCGGAGAGGCGGATGATCTGGGCCCGCAGGGCCGCCCGGGTCGGCTCCCCGGCGGCGATAAAACGCGTCGACGGAGGGGCCGGCCTGGTCGCCGCCGCGGGCCCGAGGCCTGGCTCGACGACTGCGCCTTCGCCTAATGGTATCTCCGGTGCCGCGGCCATTCTCAAGTCTCCCAATCAGCCAAGTGGATTCTTCTGCCGACAGACAGGGCCACTTCCATCAACTCATCTTGGTCAGCCGCCGAATATCGGCTAGTCTGCCGATTGTTTCTGGACACAAAATGATTCTAACACTCGCCTTTCCAGCCGGTCAAGAAAGAGCCGACGCCGGTTCTTAATCGGCGGCTCGCGTCGCCGACCCTCGCGTCGCCGACCCTTGCAACCCGCTCGACGCTGGTGTATCATGTTCTGCGCGGCCGGCTGCGACGTCCGGTCACATTGACTCAGGCCAAGAAAGACCTTATAATAGTAGCGTCGCCAATCGGGGTGTAGCGCAGCTTGGTTTAGCGCGCATGGTTCGGGACCATGAGGTCGGAGGTTCAAATCCTCTCACCCCGACCGAAAAGCCGGGTTCGTCAACTGACGAACCCGGCTTTTTTTGTCCTCTTCAAGCCTGCGGAGCCTTGGCCTGGATCGACTCGACGGCTCGGGTCAGGATATCGTGGTTGTTCGGGTAGGCCGAGATGGCCACCGCCTCATCCAGGCCGTACCACCTGGTGTCCTTGATCTCACCCAGGAGCGGCCTGGCCTGGTCGCCGTCGAGGGCCCGGACGAGATAGTAGTAGACGGTCTTGTCGATCAGGCCCCGGGGACCGCCGTGGTACTTGTAATGGGTCTCGCCGAGCGTCGCCTGGATCTCCCCACGGACGTTGGTCTCCTCGCCGATCTCCCGGATGGCGGCCTGTTCCGGGGTCTCCCCCGCCTCGATGAGCCCTTTGGGAAAGGTCCAGCGGGAGTAGGAGTCCATGATCATCAGGATCTCGGCCCGGCCGCCGGGGCTGAAGCGGTAGACCACCCCTCCGGCTGAGACTTCACGATTCACTCTCGACCACCCCAATCCTACCGTTCAATGTGCACATAGACGATGCCGTCATCGTACTCGATGGTCCCCGCCGAGGCGACCACCTTGACCCCCGGGCCGGTCAGCTCGAGCCGCTGGTGGAAGCGCCCGTGCTCGGACGCGGAGAAGGGCTCGTGATCGACCGTGAAGGCCAGATCCCGGGGGGGCACGACGACGGTGAAGGTTCCCCCGCCGCGGTCCTCGACCACCGGCAATCCGGCGAAATCGAGCATCGTTTCGCGATAGAAGAAGGTGCCCCGTCGGCGATGGAGGCGCCGGGTCTGGTCGATCCGCTCAACGCCCGCGGCATCTACGTCGGAACCGGTCATCCGCACCCGGCTAAGGTCGAAGACAAAGCGCCGGCCACGCTGGCCGAGGACGGAGTCCAGGAGCGACTGCCGCCGGGCTTCTTCCTCATCGGCGAAAGCCCGCTCGTCATCATATTGTGCGGCGTAGGCGTGATTCTCTTGCGCTTTCGCCAATAGCCCAGGGCCCGCCGCGGGTTGGAAGGCGGCCACTTCGGCGAGAGTGGCGGTGAGCGACGCCCCGGCCCCCAGGACCCGAGCCGGCCACCTCGGTTCGAGCACGTCAAGGAGGTGGGCGATAGCCGAGCCGGTCAGGACAAAACGGTCGTAGGTCGCGCCTTCGCCGCGGGCATTGATCGACTTGAGCCGCTCGAGCCGTTTCTCCAGGAGCGCCCCGCCGTAGTCCAGGCGCTCCCGGCCGAGAAGCTCTCGCCACTCACGGCTCGATCGATATGGCGCCTGGCTGCCAAAATCCAGGAGGCGGTCTTCCACATAGGTGGCCGGGCCGGCGCAGAGTTCGACCGTTTCTTCGTATTGGGCCATTTCCCAGGGCAGGCCAGCCCGCCTGGCCTGGCGGACGGCCAGGAATTCGCGGGCAACGGGGGCCAGCGCTTCGCGGACCACCTCAGGCTGTCTGGCCGAGGCCATCGCCTCGAAGAGGACCCGCCCTTCGAGGTTGCCGAGGGCGTTGTTCTCGGCCGACAGGTCCGGGTAGGCATCGGCCATCGCGGTCAGCGGCGGCACGATACCCAGGCCCTCCTGATGGCGGTGAAAAGCCTCGCCCGCCAGCTCGGCCAGGAAGGCCTCGCTCCGGTCAAGGCCGGATCCGAAGGCGATGGGGACGACGACGGTCTCGAAACCGTTGATCTCGCTCGATCCCGTCCGTCTGAGCTTCCGGAGCTCGCCGTGATAGCCGTAGACCCGCCCCAGGGAATCGCCGGCGTTGATGACGTAGAACTCGGCCGGCGGGAACGGGTGATTGACCAGGAAGGCACTGCCCGATGGCTTGTAGAGCAGGAACGGGATGGTCGAGGGGTCCCATCCCGGCCACACGGGCGCGGCCGCCCGGGCCAGGGCGAGGAGTTCGCGCAGGCAGACCAGGGCTTCGGTCTCATCTTGGGTTAGGGCTAAGTCGGTTGGGGTCATGCTTTCACCTATTCTGGCGCCGCGGCGATTTCCCTGCGTTCAAGAGCCGGTCGACGACCATGGCCACGGCCTCTTCGCTGAACGGTACGACCAGCTGGGCCGCGGTTTTGACCCAGTCTGGGGCATTCTCCATGGCCACTCCGAAACCGGCCCAGCGGATCATCGAGCCATCCAGGCTACCGTCGCCGAAGGCGGCAACCTCGCCCCGCTCGTAGCCGAACCGCCGGCAGTGGCGGGCCAGCGCCTCGCCCTTGTTGACCCCGCCCTTGATGATGGTCATCCTACACGACGGGGTGCCGACGTCGTGGATGTACATCTGCAGGGGCCCGTACTCGCCCGTGTCCGGACCGGCTTCCTCCCCGGCCGACATCCCCCCGAACTCGGCCTGGAAGGCTTGGACGGCCTCCCAACCGAAGGGCACCATCTGGGTCGGCGGGCGCATCTCGGTCAAAAGTAATTCGGCCAGGTCGGGCACCAGGTGTTGCGGGGCCATGGGCACGCCGTCGCGCCGGATCATTTCATACACCCTCTCCGCCGACGGCTCGGAGTACATGACCTCGTCGACGTGGGCCTGGAGCGGCAGTCCGGCCGCATGGGCGAACTTGGCCAGGCGCAAGGCGAGGTCGAAGGGCACCGGCCGGTGCTCGTCGACGGCCCCGTCGGGAGCGACCACCTTGGCCCCGCAATAGCAGTAGGTCAGCCCACGGAGACCGAGTTCAGCCACGAACCGCTCGGCCGAGCCGCCGAACCGGCGGCCGGTGACCAGGATGACCTCGATCCCTCCGGCCCGGGCGGCGTCGATGGCCTCCCGGTTGGCCTGGCCGACTTTCTTGTCCCGGCCGACGAGGGTGTCGTCGATGTCGATGGCGATCAGCCGCGGCCTCATGGTCCGACCCCGCGCTTGGATTCGGCCCCGCGCTCGGCCCGCCGGCGCCGCCCGCCGGCGATGATGTCGGAGAGCTGGATAGCGACCACCCCGCCGATGACCAGGGCCGCCCCGCCGAACTGGATCCAGGAGACCCGCTCGCGCAGGACGAAGTAGGCCAGGAGCATCGCCGTCACCGGTTCGAGGTTGGCGGTGATCGAGGCCTTGCCGGTCTCGACCATGGTCAGTCCATAGAGGTAGAGGCCGTACGGAACGATCGTCGAGATGACCGTCGTCGCCAGGAGCAGCGGCCAGATCTTCACGGCCACCGCCACCTGCGTGCCGGCGGTGGGAAACCACAAGGCCAGCAGGAAGAGGCTGCCGAAGGCGAAGGAGTAGAGGAGCGACGTCCAGGTGTCGTAGCGCTCGTTGGCTTTTCGCCCGAAGAAGCTGTAAAGGCCATAGGTCAGCCCGGCCATCAACCCGGCGGCGATCCCCAACCCGTTCAGCTCGGTGCCGGACAGGTCGTAGACTCCCGAGACCAGGGCGCTGCCGACGACGGTAAGGACCAGGGACAGCCATTTCACCCGGGTGATCGGCTCGTGCAGAAAGACCCTTGACAGGACCACCACGTAGGCCGGGGCGGTGTAGAGGAGGATCCAGGCCACCGTCACCGAGGTCTTCTGGACCGCGTAGAACAGGCAGAAGTAGAAGACCCCGATGCTGACCAGCCCGAAGAGGGCGAAGAAGGCGATGTCCCTGACCCTCACCCGGAGGAGCCGCGGTCGGATGACGGCGATGGCCAGGAAGATCAGCACGGCGGAAAGGGCCGGCCGGAGGGCGGCGTACGTCAGCGGCGTCGCCCCGGCGGCGAAGACATAACCGGTGATCAGGCCGATGATGCCCCAAAGGACGGCGGCCAGACTGATGAAGGCGTATCCCAAACCAGGGGAACGGGGCATTGACGCATCGGCCTCCGGTTGGCTATAGTTAGTGGGGGCTCACCCAGGAAAGGATGATCGATCCTCAAATGGATATCGTTTCCCGCCTAACCCGCGAACTGTCGCTGGGACTGACGCAGGTCCAGAACGCTGTCAAGCTGTTCGACGAGGGGAACACCATTCCCTTTGTCGCTCGTTACCGCAAGGAGCTCACCGGCGAGATGGACGAGAACGTCCTCCGCGACCTTTCCGAGCGCCTGGGCTATCTCAGGAAACTCGAAGAGCGCAAGGAGGAGGTCATCCGGCTCATCGGCGAGCAGGGCAAGCTGACGCCCGAGCTGGAGGCGAAGATCGTCGCCGCCGATTCCCTCCAGGAAGTTGACGACCTCTATCTGCCTTTCCAGCCAAAGCGGCGGACACGGGCGATGATCGCCCGGGAGCGCGGGCTCGAACCCCTGGCGGCGCTGCTCCGGGCGCAGTCCCCGGAGATGCCTCCGGCCGAGGAGGCGGCGGCCCCCTTCGTCGACCCGGAGAAGGGCGTGCCCACGGCGGAAGCGGCCCTGGCCGGCGCGATGGACATCGTCGCCGAGGAGATCTCCGACGAGGCCGAGGTCCGCAAGGAGGTCCGCGGGCGGACGTCCGCCGAAGGCACCCTGGCGGTGGTCATCGCCGACCCGACCCAGGCCCAGGCCAAAGAGGCGGCCGTCTACCAGATGTACTTCGATTACCGCGAACCGCTGGCCAAGATGCCCCCCCATCGCGTCCTGGCGATCAACCGCGGCGAGCGCGAGGGGGCCCTCAAGGTCAAGCTCGAGGCGCCGCGGGAGACCCTCGTCTACGACCTGCAGCGGCGAGCGGCAAAGGAAGAACGGTCGGCCGCGGCGCCCTTCCTGAAGCAGGCGGCCGAGGACTCATACGACCGCCTGATCTCGCCGTCCATCGAGCGCGAGGTCCGGGCCGAGCTGACCGTCCGGGCTGAGGAGCAGGCGATCAGGGTCTTCTCGCTCAACCTGCGCAACCTCTTACTGCAGCCGCCCATCCGCGGTCGGGTCGTCCTGGGCATCGACCCGGCCTACCGGACCGGCTGCAAGTGGGCCGTCGTCAGCGAGACCAGCAAGCTCTTGGAGACCGGGGTCATCTACCCGACCGTCCCGCAGAACGACGTCGCCGGGGCGACCGCCGTGGTCAAGCACCTCCTCAAGAAGTACAAGATCGGGGCCATCGCCATCGGCAACGGTACGGGATCGCGGGAGACTGAGGCTTTCGTCGCCGACATCCTTCACGACCTGCCGGACCCGTCCGGGCTGGGCTACGTCATCGTCAGCGAAGCCGGGGCTTCCGTCTATTCTGCCTCAAAGCTTGCCGGGCAAGAGTTTCCCGAACTCGACGTGTCGGTCCGGGGGGCCATCTCGATCGCCCGCCGGCTCCAGGACCCGCTGGCTGAGCTGGTCAAGATCGAGCCCAAGGCGATCGGCGTCGGCCAGTACCAGCACGACGTGGATCAGGGCCGCCTGGAGGACACCCTGGGTGGAGTGGTCGAGTCGGTGGTCAACTCGGTCGGCGTCGACCTCAACACGGCCTCCCCTTCCCTGCTCTCCTACGTGGCCGGGGTGACCGCCTCGGTGGCCAAGAACATCGTCGCCTACCGCGACAAGGTCGGCCATTTCGCTTCGCGTGAGGAACTGATGGAAGTCTCGCGGCTCGGCGAGGCCACCTTCACCCAGTGCGCGGGCTTTCTGAGGATTCCCGGCGGGAGTCACCCCTTTGACAACACCTCGGTCCACCCGGAATCCTATGAGGCGGCCGAGAAGTTCTTGAGGAAGTTCGGGTTCAGCCCCGAGGACGTCGGGACGGCCCGCTTGGCCCTGATCAAGCTGAAACTGAAGGGGGTCGACCTGGCCAAGGCGGCGACGGACATCGGGGTCGGCCTGCCGACCCTGCGCGACATCATCGACGCCCTCGAAAAGCCCGGCCGCGACCCGCGGGACGAACTGCCCAAGCCGCTCTTCCGGACCGACGTCCTGACCCTCGATGACCTCAAGCCCGGGATGATCCTCAAGGGAACCGTCCGCAACGTGGTCGACTTCGGGGCCTTCATCGACATCGGGGTCAAGCACGACGGCTTGGCCCACGTGTCCGAGCTGTCCGACCGCTTCGTCAAGCACCCGGCCGACGCCGTGGCCGTGGGCGACGTGGTCAGGTGCCGGGTCCTCG carries:
- a CDS encoding Tex family protein, whose amino-acid sequence is MDIVSRLTRELSLGLTQVQNAVKLFDEGNTIPFVARYRKELTGEMDENVLRDLSERLGYLRKLEERKEEVIRLIGEQGKLTPELEAKIVAADSLQEVDDLYLPFQPKRRTRAMIARERGLEPLAALLRAQSPEMPPAEEAAAPFVDPEKGVPTAEAALAGAMDIVAEEISDEAEVRKEVRGRTSAEGTLAVVIADPTQAQAKEAAVYQMYFDYREPLAKMPPHRVLAINRGEREGALKVKLEAPRETLVYDLQRRAAKEERSAAAPFLKQAAEDSYDRLISPSIEREVRAELTVRAEEQAIRVFSLNLRNLLLQPPIRGRVVLGIDPAYRTGCKWAVVSETSKLLETGVIYPTVPQNDVAGATAVVKHLLKKYKIGAIAIGNGTGSRETEAFVADILHDLPDPSGLGYVIVSEAGASVYSASKLAGQEFPELDVSVRGAISIARRLQDPLAELVKIEPKAIGVGQYQHDVDQGRLEDTLGGVVESVVNSVGVDLNTASPSLLSYVAGVTASVAKNIVAYRDKVGHFASREELMEVSRLGEATFTQCAGFLRIPGGSHPFDNTSVHPESYEAAEKFLRKFGFSPEDVGTARLALIKLKLKGVDLAKAATDIGVGLPTLRDIIDALEKPGRDPRDELPKPLFRTDVLTLDDLKPGMILKGTVRNVVDFGAFIDIGVKHDGLAHVSELSDRFVKHPADAVAVGDVVRCRVLGIDLQRSRISLSLKGLPVEQ
- a CDS encoding MATE family efflux transporter, with amino-acid sequence MAAAPEIPLGEGAVVEPGLGPAAATRPAPPSTRFIAAGEPTRAALRAQIIRLSGPAIIEQFLITLVQMVDMIMVSHLGAAATTAVGLTNQPIFLFLAAFMALNVGTTAIVARSIGACDVEQARKAARQTLIITIILGLGTALAGYLSAPWVIAAMGAGPDVIPLGIVFMRLISIGMIFSTISMSLSAILRGAGDTRTPMMVNVVANVVVIIGDWLLIYGNLGFPRLGIAGAGLATIAARFIAAILVLRVIFGGNSCIRLSWRERFEFDRVMIGRILRIGLWAAAEQFIMRAGMILFSTISSPGWGPSSMPPTRSP
- a CDS encoding HAD family hydrolase, which codes for MRPRLIAIDIDDTLVGRDKKVGQANREAIDAARAGGIEVILVTGRRFGGSAERFVAELGLRGLTYCYCGAKVVAPDGAVDEHRPVPFDLALRLAKFAHAAGLPLQAHVDEVMYSEPSAERVYEMIRRDGVPMAPQHLVPDLAELLLTEMRPPTQMVPFGWEAVQAFQAEFGGMSAGEEAGPDTGEYGPLQMYIHDVGTPSCRMTIIKGGVNKGEALARHCRRFGYERGEVAAFGDGSLDGSMIRWAGFGVAMENAPDWVKTAAQLVVPFSEEAVAMVVDRLLNAGKSPRRQNR
- a CDS encoding NUDIX hydrolase, translating into MNREVSAGGVVYRFSPGGRAEILMIMDSYSRWTFPKGLIEAGETPEQAAIREIGEETNVRGEIQATLGETHYKYHGGPRGLIDKTVYYYLVRALDGDQARPLLGEIKDTRWYGLDEAVAISAYPNNHDILTRAVESIQAKAPQA
- a CDS encoding EamA family transporter — encoded protein: MPRSPGLGYAFISLAAVLWGIIGLITGYVFAAGATPLTYAALRPALSAVLIFLAIAVIRPRLLRVRVRDIAFFALFGLVSIGVFYFCLFYAVQKTSVTVAWILLYTAPAYVVVLSRVFLHEPITRVKWLSLVLTVVGSALVSGVYDLSGTELNGLGIAAGLMAGLTYGLYSFFGRKANERYDTWTSLLYSFAFGSLFLLALWFPTAGTQVAVAVKIWPLLLATTVISTIVPYGLYLYGLTMVETGKASITANLEPVTAMLLAYFVLRERVSWIQFGGAALVIGGVVAIQLSDIIAGGRRRRAERGAESKRGVGP
- a CDS encoding MATE family efflux transporter — its product is MGGGRAVHHAGRDDPLLDHIVAGLGTIVYAAHQIAINITNLSFMPGLGFSIAATTIVGQCLGQKRPDWAEKSAYETRLMGMIVASSMGLLFFFGGPLIMRLYTADPEVIRLGSIALKVVAIIQPAQSTAFILSGGLRGAGDTTWPVISTAIGVWGFRVVLSFTFVKVLGWGLAGAWWAMAADQLVRSLFISTRFKGGRWKRVLV